TTAAGgataatgtttttctttgtttcttttttaccaGATTATTCAGCCCGTTCACATGTGCAattactctttccctcccctcacctactccttctctctcccctccctccatctccctccctccctcctactcccccttttcccctcttcctctccctcctttcctcccctcctttccagtccctccctccctcctgggtGTCCAAACACtccccttctcatttctctcaggtccccctcctcatcattcaccttctccctctccctcaccggCCTTGCATATCTGGTCCTTTCTCAACCCCTCCTTCCCACGCTCCTTTTGGCAGCCACGCTAGCTGCACCACCTCTACCTCTATCTCAGCCTCTACCTTAATTCCTTTGCCTTTAGCATTACCTCTTTCTTAGTTTTATCACCCTCTCATCATTTATTTGCTTCAACCTCTGCCTCTGCTTTTCTCCCAATTTGTCTACTTCTTCCTCTACTGCCATGTTTAGTCCTTTACTCACTCTGTAATGTGTCAACTTTTGCTTAATTCTTGAGTCTTCTACCTATATTACAGTCCCCCTGTTTCGTTTTTAGTGAGCGTGATGGTAATTCTCCCAAGGGTTGTAGATAGTGTTTTATGTCTTATCTCTCTGGCCATCTATAcctgtgtctctttgtctctcattctctgatgatctgtttctctctttcccttcttcagtGTCTTACAATTTCTATtgccctctctatttctctttgttgcttctttcatcccttttttttgtttcagtctcctttgtctttttctccactgcccctttttccaaattttatttctttgtctttcttatactttctcttccctcttttacatttttctcaattattctccctttctttacccttttatctctctatttccaattattctttatcatttgccccttctttttcctctacttatttccttttctccagTTTTCCAGTCCTCCTTgtgtctctttcacttttcccttgctctttctcttatgtgtatatatatatatatatatatacatatgtgtgtgtgtgtgtgtgtgtgtgtgtgtgtgtgtgtaaatatatatatgtattattttatatgttgtttattattaagattatatatgtatatatacccccaccacctacctataaatatatatatctaatatatatatatatattatatataatatatatatataatatatatatatatatatatatttatatatatatctatatatattatattgtatattaaatatatatatatgtatatatatatatataatatatatattatattacaaatatatattatatttatatatatataatagatatattatattaatatatatttatatattatatatctatataataattatatatatatatttattttatatatattatattttaatatatatttatatatatatatatttatatatattattatatatatatttatatatatatatatttatctatatttatatatatatatttttatatatgtatatatatattttatatatatatatatatatatatatatattagatttataatatatatatatatatattatataattatatatatatatatataatatatatatatatatatatatataataatatatatatatatagtaatatataatatatattatatatatatatatatattatattatatatatattatgattatatatatctatctatatatcataattatctatatatattatatgatatatgtatctttatctatatattatatatatatatatgtatatttatatatatctatatatttaatatctataatatatatatatagatattatatatattttatgtctatatttctatatagtatttagatataatatatttatatattaattcatattatattttatatttatatatatgatataatatatatatatatagatactctatatcgtatatgttatctatatatatatatacgtatacatgtatctatatatctatatcatatatatatatatatatatatatatatatatatctctatatactatatatatatgtctatgataTGTGTACTATAGATATACTGTAGATGtgtatgatagtatatgtatgtgtatatgtatatgttatactctgtgtataatctatatatgtatatgtaatatgtgtgtatatatattatgtatagtgtattggtgtatatatatatatagtgtatgttatatgttatatataattatatatatctatttatatatctcttatatcataatatgtatgtgtatagtgtatatttatatatatgatatatatgtaatctatatctctatctgtatatatattaatatatatatatataaatatatatatattatatataatatatatatatatatatatatatatatatatatatatatatatacatatgtaagtatatgcatatatgtatatataatatatgtatatatcatacatatatttatacagtgtgtgtgtgtgtgtgtgtgtctgtgtctgtgtctgtgtctgtgtctgtgtgtgtgtttaaattcttttcctttttctttttctttttctcgttattttttcttttctttctcctctgcatCATCTGCTTCTTCCTTCCACCAACCCCTCTACCCTACCCTTATCCAGGACTCTGCTGTtcatcttcctccattctctcccttctatctccttccttcctcctcctccttggttCCCTTCCATTTCTTGTTTAAAGCCTTGTGTCTTTACTGTCTTTTCTTatgatttactttatttttctccccattttttcctattatttataCTCTTACTtatatcttgcttttttttttaattcaccttgcatatacctttttttctcattattttgttttcctttcattttctctgtctttctctctgtatcttgtTTTTATATCCCCTTCTCATtatcttcctttccccattcacagccctatttcccccctccccccctctctccaatctccctctccctctccctctccccagtatttaattttttgtaccctttccctcttccctccctgcctcccacccTTCCATCCACTTACCTTCTTCCCCTGCTCCCCCattcatctctccccctttcctttcattatccctccctccctccctctctccctcccctcacccaccattTACATTCACACTGCATgctcctcacccccttctttgCCTATTGTCACTTCTgctcttcccccaaaccccactcTCATGCACGCACATGCGCATATGGATGAACTtctgcatatacacatactcttGTATATAAAAACTTGTACTCAGTACTCACTCCCATacctatctataattatatatttatacatatatatatatacttatagatatgctcatttgcacactcactcactcactcaccatcactcctcactcactcactcactccattcACTTCATTCATCTCATTcaaacacaacacgacacacacacacacacacacacacacacacacacacacacacacacacacacacacacacacacacacacacacacacacacacacacacacacacccccttatGCATAAGTATTAGCCTGCCATCCCTCCTCAGCACCCCAGCTGCTCACACAATATACGATTCCCACACTTTTGTCTGCATCCACTTGCACATCTTTATCCATGCTACCTTTCCCTCTtgtgctcctcctcttccacccatcTGTGCGTGTGCGCCAAGCTCACACCTGTCTTCAGACTGTTTTGACAGATATTCCATCCCAGTCTCGTTTCTttcctcctgccttccttccactcccctcccactccaaAATATCCCAACACCCACACCTTGTACCCAATCACctttgtgttatacacacacactaaccccacACATTAGCCTCAACCCCACCCTACGTACTTCTTCATGTTCAAAACTTTGTCAATTTTGATGTCATTTTCGTTTGGCCAAATGCACCCATTTTCttcaccccttttttctcccttactccctctcctttcccctcctctctcccctctctccctcctacctctcctctatttctctccttctatctctctacttcctctccctctcctctccccctccccctccctccccctccccctccccctctctctctctcccctcctctctcttctgttctcttctctcctctcctccctccctatccctgctccctgctccctctccctccttcctatctttctctcctctccctcattcctctatctatctatttatctatctcctctcctctccacccctccctcctccatatcCCTATctcctatccttccctttccctctcacttcctcaccCCAATATTCATTCTTTCCAATCTCCTTCACTCATATCCCTGCACTTTCCACACCTTGACAGCTTACAGATGGCAACATAGGTCAGATTAACAGCTCTGCTAGTCATTATAATGGCAACTGTCTAAATAGGCAGCTCTGCACTGAGATTCTTGGATTTGAAATGGGTCTATCAGCTTTTACCAAAgatgaaagtaaagaaaagaaaagcttcATATTAAATCTTACACACAACTATCGTCAGACTTGTCTTTGCTAAACACACTTACTAGTCCTGCCTCAGTGACATCATGCAGCACGTCCATTTCACACCTTctcacacattacatacacacatgcacaccttcTTGCCCAAACACACTTCCTTTATACTTTGCCCATACACCCCTCGgccttcccttcgcttccctgccttccctcccgTTCTGAACCTTACCCTTCAATTGCAGCCCACCCTCTAATGATCCCCTTCATCTgtgccttcccctttttccccttcttcctcggcgttcttcccctctcctcttcccctctccctgcacCTAAAGttttccccctatcctccccaaCTTTTCCGtgctcacccctctctctctctctctctctctcactcttgttctccctctctttctctctctctctcactctctctcccctactcaaCCTTCCCCTTCAGTTCCCCAACTTTTCTCCTGCGTCCCcttgctccccttctctcctttcccctttccccctccagctctctccctcctttctgctGGGACCCTCCTGTCTCCCCTCgcacctcccctcaccctctccccacctgCTTTTATCGTCAAGTTGGGTTGCAAGATTATGAAGGTGGCAGGATATGCAAGGGCCGTTTCTCTCTCTTGGAGTGAACAAAGCTTTGAGACTTGAACATTTGGTGAAAAATGTgtaaaagagagtgaatgagtgagtgaatgtgagttggtgaatgagtgaaaaaaaaagaataaatgagtgtgtgcatgcacgtgtcCTAAGGTATGAGTGAATGTATGAataactgaatgaatgaatgaaaatatgacTGAAATGAGCTGATTCTCCACGGGCTCCagatcaatatatatgcataataaagtAGTAGGTTAGAAAGTTGCATTTTAATGACTGTTGTGATGGTGTCTGTTGTTATCTTCACATTTAGTAGAACTCACAGGTGAACATTGCTCTGTACTGAACTCTTCCTCTGTAGCTCATTGATAACAGAGAGGACattctttgtttcatttataacataattatgtatagatagatattcctTTTCCTAAGTAAAGATAACACCAAATTCATCTTGGAAGTGATAACTTCTTTTCCATGTCCATGCTATTTTTttggaaagaatatatattaatgatatgaatTAACATTGTATGCCATGTGTATGTTcctaattatttactttttcttcttcttagaaACTCCTTCCAGTacttctctattttttcattttatcatcattattattattagtacttaagtgtttttttgtgtattgaaTTTAAGCCTTGTAAGGGGAAGTTGTTGTGAATTAAGAGCAGttggttttgatgatgatgatgatgaataaccaAACTGATAACTTTATTTTTAAACACTTAATAATACAGCATTCACTGTAGAGGTGAATGGgtcctaggggggaggggggaggctgagggagggtggaggtgtTGCTGCTATTGATTACCTATTCCAGTAATGCTTGCTCATAGCACCAGCCAGGTGGAAAAAGAAAGTAGAGGAGAGTGAAGTCATGTGGTTAAGGAAAAGAATTGATGAAAagtctgtttgtttttcctttttctctttctttcattttcttttcatgatcTTGACAGGCCAactgtacatgaatatatgtatgtgtatggatattatctatactttatatgtgtttgtatgtgtgtatatatacacacatacatatgtatactaattTGTACTTTTATGTACATCAAGAACTTAATGGAAGATGACTGACTCCTGCTCCCTCTCACCCCATCTTTATTCatgttctttctcctcttttatcctttttatttttatttttatttccttttttatactaTATGCCCTTGATTTAAGATTTACGATTCTGTTGATCAATTTGGCCAGGTGCTTGAGCATACATatgattcattttatttctttttgttctttttttcacctatttcttttcttttattttattttcccctcttttttatttttgtagttatttaGTTTGACTGCATCTAACACAGTATGATTAGTTTGTGCATGAGAAAGAGTTTATTTAATAGCAtgatttggttttattattataatagttgttattattattgttatcatttctattattagcattagagTTATAATTATCCTTAAATGCAGGCATGCCAAGCTGCTTTTGCTTATTATTCACAATCTGcataaactttttatttatttttcattccagAAACGATTagcctgaaaaaaaaactcataatcaGGCACTATAATGCTATGCTACTGGCATGGCTTCCAATTTTGCTGTGACACTGACCGCTGGGAAAGGCAATGTGATAACACGTCGATGCTGTTGAAGCtaacgaagggaaggagggatgagggaaggagggaggggtgagggatgaaggatggagggagggaagcagcagcagcagcagcagcagcagcagagcgagggagggagggccggTAGATATGAAGTGGGGTGGCCAGGCAGGAGGGGAGGCGTGGccagggaagggtgaggggagcaTCAAACGAGGAGAGAGGGGCAAGCGAGGTGCTACACTAACCTAGAGACCTGTTAGGATCAGTGGTGCaagtgttggtgttgtgtgcaggggtgagtgtgtggtgctGCTCATGGTTGTCCCGTAGAGTTGTGTGGGTGGGCCTgacaccctccctctcttgcaGGTGTGTAGGCATAAAGGCGCAATGGACTTCACAATGAACATGATGGATAATGGTCGGGCCATCCCTACGTCTCAGGCCGCTGCCGTGGCTGCCATGGGTGGTCAGGTCGCTTACCAGGCGCACGCCGTGAGTGTGACCCCCACGGTCAGCCAGCAAACGCAGCCACAGCCACAGCCGCAACAGCCACCCCCGCCAGCACCGGCACAGCGAGGCAGCCTGCACGAGAGTGACGGTGGGGCGGGactggggggggagggcaaggtcCAGGAGTTGACCAAGGACGACTCTCAGGGggccttcacccccccaccccgggtCTCTTCCGTCACGTCACACGAAAGTCGTGTTGAGAAGGGTACCGACACCAATGACTTTGAACCACTGATCAAGGTTGAGATTAGAGGGGGGATTCCGGGGCTCAATATTGGCGGCGAGAAGGACAAAAATAACATTGTCCAGTTACACTTCAACAGTGTCAACGAGGTGTTGCATTACTTTTCGCAGCGGTCAGTGCCACAGCACATTGATGCCTTCAATCTTCTCACCAACCCAGACCTGGTGCGCAATATCAACCCCGACCTGGTGCGCAACCACTTCCTGTACGTGCCCAACCCTCAGGAGGGGGTACGGGTGGCCTCCAACGGTTACAGCTCAGGCGGCTCCAACTCGGCCCAGACCCCTCCAGCCCAGGGGGGGCCTGCCACCTCACCTGTAGTCGTCAAGCAAGGCTCCAGCAGCAGTGGGGGCTACAGCAAGCAGGGGGACCGACGGCGGGAGTCTGGCCAGTCGAGCTCCAGCACCCTTGCGCCTGGCTCCCTCATACCCCGACCAGGAGTAGACCAGTCAGGAGCATCTTTTGTTTGCTGGATCTGTGGCTTGGACCTGCAGAAATCTCTGCAGTTTGAGGAACACATGGTGGATCAACATAGTGTGGATAAGCCCTACCGGTGCGATGACTGTGGAGTCACTTTCAAGCGCAAGGCGCACTTGGACCGGCACCGGCGGATCCACTTGCCCACACGGCCCTACCAGTGCGCAGTGTGTGGCAAGGGCTTCACGCGAAATGAGCATGTGCGCCGCCACTCCTTCACCCACTCAGGAGAGAAGCCCTATCACTGCCCCACCTGCAACAAGACCTTCTCACGGCGGGAGCATCTCACCAAGCACCTGCTGAGTCACACCAAGCCTCCAGGTCCTCACAGTCCTCCTCCAGGCGGTCATCCTCACACCCCAGGTGAGTATGAGTACATGTGCTCCTCACCTGCGGaatcacccaaccccccccagcCACAGCTGACGGCGACGACAGTCTCAGCCATCACATCCCTGGGAGGGGCAGCACAGATCCCGTCCAGCCTCCTGCATGCGGCTGTGCCCCAGCTCCTGCCGCCCTCCTCGGCCCACAGTTCCAAGCACCAGCAGCCCCACCACCGCCTGGCTGCCCACCATAGTCAAGGTATCTCCAATTCTGCTATAGTGCATcgcccatcatcatcttcaccttcatcttcaccatcagtatcattaccaaaaaccatccccatcaccatcatcacctagCATTTCTCATTTCTTCATCCCCATCACACTCCCTCTCTAATGTGCTCCATAAATAAAAGTCCAGTGTTTGAAGGGATGGGTTGGGATAGAATCCTTTACTGTCTTAGCTCCTTTTAACTATGATCCTATAAGTAAAAAGCATTCACACTAGTATTGATTGGGTGTAATTTTTTGTCTCTTAGAGCTCCTAATGGCTTTAGGTTCATTCCCCTTTCACAGACAGGTCAGATCTCCAAGCCAATCTTTTGTTTATTAACTAACCTCTTACTAACATAACTCAACCCTAAAGGTCCCAAATCTCTTGGAAAACCATCGGGGATTTTGCATAAGGTATGTCCACGGCTAGAGGTCTTAGTCGCCatcaggaaagagacagaaaaagaaagaaaagagacatagAGTAGGAGAGGCGAGGATTTTTCCACCTCCTAGTGATCCATCTCAGCTCATTACTAGATCATAAGTTACTCTTTTGAGTGCTGGCTAAGAGCTCTGGTCTTGTAGAATTTTCATGTATGCAACACTGCTAAGAAGGGGACAAGAGGTACACAGTTTTAGTTAAGTTTAGCTATGGTGATTGATTGTGTCCTAAAaaagcatgtgtgtttgttgttaatGTGTAAAAAGTGGGTGCTGATATTACTTATCAGTTAAAATTCATTTAAGTGCAATGGTCAGTTTTGACAACTTGACCCTTTCTCTGACAGTGTTGAAAGAATTAATGTTTCCACAAATTCTGTGGTCAGACTGTTACAGTAAGCATTTTGCAAGTGCTGCTTCCCCTAGTCAAGTATTGTAGTGTTAAATGATAGCACCAGGTAAGCACCACAGGTAAtgcttttggaaatattttttccacAACATTTTAAGGTTAAAGTACCACTACTGTGCTATCAgtattactttgttttatttctgtactGTATATACTGATTTGACTttcttgatgagagagagaaagagataaaagaaagaaaaagaagtatattGAATCCATAGCTATGtttaataattttcatgaaaaaaaaaatattttttttatttataagttaAAGTGTCAATTGTGTTGATATATACCAAG
The Penaeus monodon isolate SGIC_2016 chromosome 18, NSTDA_Pmon_1, whole genome shotgun sequence genome window above contains:
- the LOC119584364 gene encoding zinc finger protein 8-like isoform X1, with amino-acid sequence MDFTMNMMDNGRAIPTSQAAAVAAMGGQVAYQAHAVSVTPTVSQQTQPQPQPQQPPPPAPAQRGSLHESDGGAGLGGEGKVQELTKDDSQGAFTPPPRVSSVTSHESRVEKGTDTNDFEPLIKVEIRGGIPGLNIGGEKDKNNIVQLHFNSVNEVLHYFSQRSVPQHIDAFNLLTNPDLVRNINPDLVRNHFLYVPNPQEGVRVASNGYSSGGSNSAQTPPAQGGPATSPVVVKQGSSSSGGYSKQGDRRRESGQSSSSTLAPGSLIPRPGVDQSGASFVCWICGLDLQKSLQFEEHMVDQHSVDKPYRCDDCGVTFKRKAHLDRHRRIHLPTRPYQCAVCGKGFTRNEHVRRHSFTHSGEKPYHCPTCNKTFSRREHLTKHLLSHTKPPGPHSPPPGGHPHTPGEYEYMCSSPAESPNPPQPQLTATTVSAITSLGGAAQIPSSLLHAAVPQLLPPSSAHSSKHQQPHHRLAAHHSQGLATTLLLQTTDQNGRLVTINQGSSGAVPTSVVTTSSSSHHGPSSSGHQGSSGGSGSSRGHNHNGEPVPRPYQCGVCGKAFIRNEHLRRHVLTHSGEKPHACTTCGKAFSRREHLTKHMRSHIKPSASGSTQSSSQASHGSIQVGVSGSAATPQATLTVAQSAAVSLPTASVVASSAAHQQPPPGVAHTVAASHGTPVAHAAHLPPGTHYLPMFGLLAEVV
- the LOC119584364 gene encoding zinc finger protein 37 homolog isoform X2 — translated: MDFTMNMMDNGRAIPTSQAAAVAAMGGQVAYQAHAVSVTPTVSQQTQPQPQPQQPPPPAPAQRGSLHESDGGAGLGGEGKVQELTKDDSQGAFTPPPRVSSVTSHESRVEKGTDTNDFEPLIKVEIRGGIPGLNIGGEKDKNNIVQLHFNSVNEVLHYFSQRSVPQHIDAFNLLTNPDLVRNINPDLVRNHFLYVPNPQEGVRVASNGYSSGGSNSAQTPPAQGGPATSPVVVKQGSSSSGGYSKQGDRRRESGQSSSSTLAPGSLIPRPGVDQSGASFVCWICGLDLQKSLQFEEHMVDQHSVDKPYRCDDCGVTFKRKAHLDRHRRIHLPTRPYQCAVCGKGFTRNEHVRRHSFTHSGEKPYHCPTCNKTFSRREHLTKHLLSHTKPPGPHSPPPGGHPHTPGLATTLLLQTTDQNGRLVTINQGSSGAVPTSVVTTSSSSHHGPSSSGHQGSSGGSGSSRGHNHNGEPVPRPYQCGVCGKAFIRNEHLRRHVLTHSGEKPHACTTCGKAFSRREHLTKHMRSHIKPSASGSTQSSSQASHGSIQVGVSGSAATPQATLTVAQSAAVSLPTASVVASSAAHQQPPPGVAHTVAASHGTPVAHAAHLPPGTHYLPMFGLLAEVV